The following coding sequences are from one Treponema parvum window:
- a CDS encoding sigma-54-dependent transcriptional regulator produces the protein MKFTILIIDDEKNIREGLAASFEMDGYDVCVAADGQEGLSYIEKGGIDLVITDLRMPGIRGEDLLRRVTTESPGIPVIVLTGHGSIDAAVEAMHNGAYDFLTKPLNLDRLGLIVKRALKNRELSLRHRQLQEELEGRHSFDNMIGKSAEMQKVFELIRKVAPSKASVLITGESGVGKELVADAIHNLSPRKENSFIKVHCAALSETLLESELFGHEKGAYTGADSLVKGRFELAHGGTIFLDEIGEINQNIQIKILRVLQEKKFERVGGTQTIEVDVRIITATNKNLEEEVRAGRFREDLYYRLNVIHIHVPPLRERKDDIPLLASGFLNRFAKENHKDIKGIDPRARAALYKYDWPGNIRQLQNCIESAAVMCSGNELTLEDLPPSVSHVSSDAQISVPAGITLSEAEKIIILQNLAVLKGNKSKTAEVLGIGRKTLHRKLSEYGIEGSEILPEDGTAKNDAAASKSAESGA, from the coding sequence ATGAAATTTACGATTTTAATAATAGATGATGAAAAAAACATAAGAGAAGGGCTTGCAGCTTCGTTTGAAATGGACGGATACGATGTGTGCGTGGCCGCAGACGGGCAAGAGGGGCTTTCTTATATAGAAAAAGGCGGAATAGACCTTGTGATAACCGATCTGCGTATGCCCGGAATAAGGGGAGAAGATCTTCTTCGCCGCGTTACGACTGAATCTCCGGGAATACCTGTTATAGTGCTTACAGGGCACGGCAGCATAGACGCCGCCGTAGAAGCCATGCATAACGGCGCCTATGATTTTTTGACCAAGCCTTTAAATCTTGATCGTCTGGGACTTATCGTAAAACGCGCTCTTAAAAACCGGGAACTTTCTCTCAGGCACAGGCAGCTTCAGGAAGAACTTGAAGGCCGCCATTCATTTGACAACATGATCGGCAAAAGCGCCGAAATGCAAAAAGTTTTTGAACTGATACGGAAGGTCGCTCCGTCCAAGGCATCGGTGCTTATTACAGGAGAGAGCGGAGTAGGTAAGGAACTTGTAGCGGATGCGATACACAATCTTTCGCCGAGAAAAGAAAATTCCTTTATAAAAGTACATTGCGCCGCACTGTCCGAAACGCTGCTGGAATCGGAACTGTTCGGGCATGAAAAAGGAGCGTATACAGGAGCCGACAGCCTTGTTAAGGGGAGGTTTGAGCTTGCTCATGGCGGCACGATATTTCTTGACGAGATTGGAGAAATAAATCAAAACATTCAAATAAAAATTTTGCGCGTCTTACAGGAAAAGAAATTCGAACGCGTGGGCGGAACGCAGACTATCGAAGTTGACGTGCGCATTATAACTGCTACCAATAAGAATCTTGAAGAAGAGGTAAGGGCAGGGCGTTTTCGTGAAGATTTGTATTACAGGCTGAATGTCATACACATACACGTGCCGCCCTTGCGCGAACGGAAAGACGATATCCCCCTTTTGGCAAGCGGATTTTTAAACAGATTCGCAAAAGAAAATCACAAGGATATAAAAGGCATCGATCCTCGCGCAAGGGCGGCCTTATACAAATATGACTGGCCGGGCAATATTCGGCAATTGCAAAACTGTATTGAAAGCGCCGCCGTAATGTGCAGCGGAAACGAGCTTACCTTGGAAGACCTGCCTCCGTCCGTGAGCCACGTTTCTTCCGACGCTCAAATTTCGGTTCCTGCAGGCATAACCTTGTCCGAAGCGGAAAAGATAATAATCTTGCAGAATTTGGCAGTTTTAAAAGGAAACAAGTCGAAGACGGCGGAAGTTTTGGGCATAGGACGTAAGACTTTGCATCGTAAGCTTTCCGAATACGGCATAGAAGGCAGCGAAATCTTGCCTGAGGACGGCACGGCAAAAAACGATGCCGCCGCGTCAAAATCTGCGGAAAGCGGCGCCTGA
- a CDS encoding two-component system sensor histidine kinase NtrB, which yields MHGFVKRVSQKVSKLSPVQIEQLFNSVSDENETLNSVFESIPIGILVVNKSFIVQKANKAVGRYIPFKIHPEDPKAENTPLWNLIDDAEIASFIETCYKQDKTNLCSEFTVTTSGGSARFITLTLIPLVRRYNSAGTIISVADNTEKRNQDVLLRRMESLASLTNLAASVAHEIKNPLGAIGIHIQLIQKALKKAREGGGLLPDKKFIENYLNVINEEIDNLNKIVVDFLFAVRPISANLELSDPNALIERLSELFKPEFAQNNIETDIELCDASPRLLIDEKLFHQVISNIVQNSIAAIKERSLGDESFKGRFSIVSRTDNDRYVLILSDNGIGMSEKTLSHIFEPYYTTKPNGTGLGMTMVYKIVKEFSGEIDVTSARGKGSVFTISLPIPQTGMRLLPHDEEIKNPPAVKIEDEI from the coding sequence GTGCATGGATTTGTAAAACGCGTTTCTCAAAAAGTTTCAAAACTCTCTCCCGTACAGATCGAACAGCTTTTTAACAGTGTAAGCGACGAAAACGAAACCTTAAACAGCGTGTTCGAATCCATTCCCATAGGTATTTTGGTTGTAAACAAGTCTTTTATAGTCCAAAAGGCCAATAAGGCCGTAGGCCGTTATATTCCTTTTAAGATTCATCCTGAAGATCCTAAGGCTGAAAACACTCCGCTTTGGAATCTAATAGACGATGCTGAAATCGCGTCGTTTATAGAAACCTGTTATAAGCAGGACAAGACTAATTTGTGTTCGGAATTTACGGTTACGACTTCGGGCGGTTCTGCAAGATTTATAACGCTTACGCTCATCCCGCTTGTGCGAAGATATAATTCCGCAGGAACCATTATTTCCGTCGCCGACAATACCGAAAAGCGGAACCAGGATGTGCTTTTGCGCCGCATGGAAAGCCTTGCGAGCCTTACGAATCTTGCGGCAAGCGTAGCGCACGAAATAAAAAATCCTTTAGGGGCGATCGGCATACACATTCAGCTTATTCAAAAGGCTCTTAAAAAAGCGCGGGAAGGTGGAGGGCTTTTGCCGGATAAAAAATTTATTGAAAATTATTTGAATGTGATAAATGAGGAAATAGATAACCTTAATAAAATCGTAGTCGACTTTTTGTTTGCGGTGAGGCCTATAAGCGCCAACCTCGAACTGAGCGATCCTAACGCTCTTATCGAACGGCTTTCCGAACTTTTTAAGCCGGAATTCGCACAAAACAACATAGAAACGGACATTGAATTATGCGATGCGTCTCCGCGCCTTTTGATTGATGAAAAGCTTTTCCATCAGGTCATAAGCAATATAGTTCAAAATTCTATCGCCGCGATAAAAGAGCGTTCTTTAGGGGACGAATCTTTTAAAGGGCGTTTTTCAATAGTCTCCCGCACGGATAACGATAGATACGTTCTCATCTTATCCGATAACGGCATAGGCATGAGCGAAAAAACTCTTTCTCATATTTTCGAGCCTTATTATACGACTAAACCTAACGGTACGGGGCTCGGTATGACGATGGTCTACAAGATTGTTAAAGAATTTTCCGGCGAAATCGACGTTACTTCCGCAAGGGGAAAAGGATCCGTTTTTACAATCTCATTGCCGATTCCGCAGACGGGCATGCGCCTTTTACCGCACGACGAGGAAATAAAAAATCCTCCTGCGGTTAAAATCGAGGATGAAATATGA
- a CDS encoding CvpA family protein yields MFNAIDVFFVFVLLIFALMAAAKGLIKEFFGKASVICGIAAAVVFYGRLAFYASNYIKNEIISRILSFLVIFIVVYLLIKIIQHLSAKIFSSEIMGGLDHALGFLFGCAEGLAVIAFLIVLMRGQPWIDFRKILSGSFFYNMLADIISGPSKYMQGFFA; encoded by the coding sequence ATGTTTAATGCTATCGATGTTTTTTTTGTGTTTGTGCTTTTGATATTTGCGCTCATGGCGGCCGCAAAGGGACTTATTAAAGAATTTTTCGGCAAGGCTTCCGTTATTTGCGGTATTGCCGCAGCCGTAGTTTTTTACGGCCGGCTCGCATTTTATGCAAGCAATTATATCAAAAATGAAATTATTTCACGGATACTTTCGTTCCTTGTAATATTCATTGTCGTATATCTTTTAATAAAGATAATACAGCATCTTAGCGCGAAAATTTTTTCAAGTGAAATCATGGGCGGCCTTGATCACGCTTTGGGTTTTTTGTTCGGATGCGCGGAAGGGCTTGCGGTTATTGCGTTTTTGATTGTTCTTATGCGAGGTCAGCCTTGGATTGATTTTCGTAAAATCCTGTCGGGCAGTTTTTTTTATAATATGCTTGCAGATATTATATCGGGACCGTCAAAGTACATGCAGGGATTTTTTGCCTGA
- a CDS encoding UDP-N-acetylglucosamine--N-acetylmuramyl-(pentapeptide) pyrophosphoryl-undecaprenol N-acetylglucosamine transferase — MYRVVFTGGGTGGHIYPGIAVADELKLLFEKKTPSEDLEIYWIGNRSGMDRMIVEKSMGPDGKCSITGFYGIPSGKFRRNFSFKNFIDVFKILGGLLASFFILLKLKPDLLFSKGGFVSVPPCICAGIQKIPVYTHECDFTPGLATRINSKSAFRVLLSYTETKRFFSVKAQNKLIVTGNPVRPSFFQADKNRGLDFLGLAQKDLDRPLLLVLGGSSGSKQINDLVAENLLWLTERFIVIHQTGRQLERQIRSVFEPSVDECPSNRTDLAEMHGKCYKPYEFIYTQMPDVIACSDIVLCRAGSNSLWECAVLKKPMVLIPLCGKATRGDQVENASYFEKNGAALTLVGDKADSDHLKKALTIMEDKEKRNSFSAACEKRIAQERPAAFIASLLYNKLINNDIKGKKNV; from the coding sequence ATGTATAGAGTCGTCTTTACGGGAGGCGGAACGGGCGGACACATATATCCGGGAATTGCCGTCGCCGACGAGTTAAAGCTGCTTTTTGAAAAAAAAACGCCTTCCGAAGATCTTGAAATTTATTGGATAGGCAACCGTTCGGGTATGGACCGTATGATCGTTGAAAAAAGCATGGGGCCTGACGGGAAATGCTCTATTACAGGGTTTTACGGCATTCCGTCGGGAAAATTCCGCAGAAATTTTTCATTTAAAAACTTTATCGACGTATTTAAAATTCTAGGCGGACTTCTAGCTTCTTTTTTTATTTTGTTGAAATTAAAACCGGATCTGCTTTTTTCAAAAGGAGGTTTCGTTTCCGTTCCTCCGTGCATATGTGCCGGAATACAGAAAATCCCGGTTTATACGCACGAGTGCGATTTTACGCCCGGCCTTGCTACCCGCATAAACAGTAAGAGCGCTTTTCGCGTTTTGTTGTCTTATACCGAAACAAAACGCTTTTTCTCCGTTAAAGCACAAAATAAGCTTATAGTTACCGGAAATCCCGTCAGACCGTCATTTTTTCAGGCGGATAAAAACAGAGGCTTGGATTTTTTAGGACTGGCTCAAAAGGATCTTGACAGACCTCTGCTTTTGGTTTTGGGCGGAAGTTCCGGTTCCAAACAGATTAACGATCTTGTTGCGGAAAATCTTTTGTGGCTTACCGAGCGTTTTATTGTTATCCATCAGACGGGACGTCAACTTGAGCGTCAGATAAGATCCGTTTTTGAACCGTCCGTTGACGAATGTCCTTCGAATAGAACGGATTTAGCCGAAATGCATGGAAAATGTTACAAACCTTACGAGTTTATTTATACTCAAATGCCTGACGTTATCGCCTGTTCAGACATAGTGCTGTGCCGCGCAGGTTCGAATTCCTTGTGGGAATGCGCCGTTCTTAAAAAGCCCATGGTTCTTATTCCCTTGTGCGGAAAGGCCACCCGCGGCGATCAAGTCGAAAACGCTTCGTATTTTGAAAAAAACGGCGCCGCGCTGACTTTGGTCGGCGACAAAGCCGATTCCGATCATTTAAAAAAGGCCTTGACGATTATGGAAGACAAAGAAAAAAGAAATTCTTTTTCCGCTGCGTGCGAAAAAAGAATCGCGCAGGAAAGACCTGCAGCATTTATTGCCTCTTTGTTGTATAATAAATTAATAAATAACGATATAAAAGGAAAAAAAAATGTTTAA
- a CDS encoding DNA polymerase III, which translates to MFDNILFQNVVSELKCAVLDNNLPGANLFSGPSSSGKLTCALETARVLSCRSEKRGEWNCTCASCVRHRSLTASDILLTGPRDCCLEISAAKKTFLDAVNSNAKFIRAAHYLFIRSIKKLTLRFDPVLWDGDDKISKIAVLTSSINEGLEEIDVSRTLPPEKELVKICNDLEKQCAKLEDEFMYDSIPVLHVRNASSWAHLPSNSGKKIIIIENADRMLEGVRNALLKILEEPPADTVFILTTTRRSAVMPTILSRVRTYSFNDRTVEQQAEVISRIFHSPQTLNADPVHSDRLSSASSGLSSSVRPCASPSYSAGGAGIGSVCGIGGVSIEQFLYEFLPVPPASIKESAKTFMKAVSRSKIPDVQAVCKACGNFSLKTVLKMFLQQCLNFTRPLFKSAAGSEAAKEISESLHKCMNNVLSYNQSPQGALEQLVRELLKITAVRPGILPCMDL; encoded by the coding sequence ATGTTCGACAATATTTTGTTCCAAAATGTCGTTTCGGAACTTAAATGCGCCGTCTTGGATAATAATCTTCCGGGTGCTAATCTGTTTTCAGGCCCCTCGTCTTCGGGAAAGCTCACCTGTGCGCTTGAAACCGCGCGCGTTCTTTCATGTAGAAGTGAAAAAAGAGGCGAGTGGAACTGCACTTGCGCTTCCTGCGTGAGGCACAGGTCTTTGACAGCCTCCGATATTTTACTGACAGGCCCCAGAGATTGCTGCCTTGAAATTTCCGCAGCAAAAAAAACTTTCCTCGACGCGGTAAATTCAAACGCCAAATTCATAAGGGCTGCGCATTACCTTTTTATACGCAGCATAAAAAAACTTACTCTCAGGTTTGATCCAGTGTTATGGGACGGCGACGATAAAATTTCAAAAATCGCGGTTCTAACGTCTTCCATAAACGAAGGACTTGAAGAAATAGACGTTTCCCGTACACTTCCGCCTGAAAAAGAACTCGTAAAAATTTGCAATGATCTTGAAAAGCAGTGTGCAAAACTTGAAGATGAGTTTATGTATGATTCTATCCCTGTGCTGCACGTGAGGAACGCTTCATCGTGGGCGCACTTGCCTTCCAATTCCGGTAAAAAGATCATAATAATTGAAAACGCCGACCGCATGCTCGAAGGAGTGCGCAACGCTCTTTTAAAAATACTTGAAGAACCTCCGGCAGACACGGTTTTTATTCTTACAACGACCAGACGAAGCGCCGTCATGCCCACAATACTTTCCCGTGTGCGAACATATTCTTTTAACGACCGCACTGTAGAACAGCAGGCTGAAGTTATTTCCCGCATATTTCACAGTCCTCAGACACTAAACGCCGATCCCGTTCATTCCGATCGTCTTTCTTCCGCTTCCTCCGGCTTGTCATCTTCCGTTCGTCCCTGTGCCTCTCCTTCTTACTCTGCCGGCGGTGCCGGTATTGGTAGTGTTTGCGGCATCGGTGGTGTCAGTATAGAACAATTCCTTTATGAATTTCTTCCTGTTCCTCCGGCTTCGATAAAAGAGAGCGCAAAAACTTTTATGAAAGCCGTTTCACGTTCAAAAATTCCTGACGTTCAGGCTGTTTGCAAGGCCTGCGGTAATTTTTCGCTTAAGACCGTTTTAAAGATGTTTTTACAGCAATGTCTGAATTTTACGCGGCCTCTTTTTAAAAGCGCCGCCGGAAGTGAAGCTGCAAAAGAAATTTCAGAATCGCTTCATAAATGCATGAATAATGTTTTATCGTACAATCAATCTCCTCAAGGAGCTCTTGAGCAGCTTGTGAGAGAACTCTTAAAGATAACTGCGGTTCGTCCGGGAATTTTGCCGTGCATGGATTTGTAA
- a CDS encoding sulfite exporter TauE/SafE family protein has translation MEVVIIAVTLIATLVGSISGIGGGVIIKPVMDAVLDIPVSSISFLSGTTVLAMTVVSIFFKNKNVRLDRPRGTFLALGGGIGGIFGKMLFSAVKLRAGNDSAVGITQNILMIILTGSVFFYVLYKDKIKTYDIKNAFFCVSAGLFLGILSSFLGIGGGPINIMALSLFFSLDSRNAALNSLYIIFFSQIMNLIFSVITGSVPDFSWPLLICMIVCGVAGASAGRQVSKKMDNRAVDRLFMGIMLVIIFISVYNVFRFLKY, from the coding sequence ATGGAAGTTGTTATAATCGCAGTCACTCTTATCGCTACTCTGGTCGGTTCAATCAGCGGAATAGGCGGGGGAGTGATCATAAAACCGGTTATGGACGCCGTCCTTGACATTCCCGTCTCATCGATCAGTTTTCTTTCAGGTACAACCGTTTTGGCAATGACCGTCGTCAGTATTTTTTTTAAAAATAAAAACGTCCGCTTGGATCGTCCCAGAGGAACCTTTCTTGCCTTGGGCGGAGGTATCGGAGGCATTTTCGGCAAAATGCTTTTTTCAGCGGTAAAACTCCGCGCCGGCAATGATTCTGCCGTAGGCATAACGCAAAACATCTTAATGATAATTCTTACCGGCTCCGTGTTTTTTTATGTGTTATACAAGGACAAAATCAAAACCTACGACATAAAAAATGCTTTTTTTTGCGTGTCGGCGGGACTGTTTTTGGGAATCTTAAGTTCGTTTTTAGGAATCGGCGGCGGCCCGATTAATATTATGGCTCTTTCTCTATTTTTTTCTTTGGACAGCAGGAACGCCGCGCTTAATTCACTCTATATCATATTTTTTTCACAGATAATGAATCTCATTTTCAGCGTTATCACCGGCAGCGTTCCCGATTTTTCATGGCCGCTATTGATTTGCATGATTGTCTGCGGCGTTGCGGGCGCTTCCGCAGGACGGCAGGTGTCCAAAAAAATGGACAACCGAGCCGTCGACCGGCTGTTTATGGGTATCATGCTTGTTATCATATTCATATCGGTCTATAATGTATTCCGTTTCTTAAAATATTGA
- a CDS encoding glucose-1-phosphate adenylyltransferase produces MSNGEKEIRVLAIILGGGKGTRLYPLTKERSKPAVPFAGKYRIVDIPISNCINSGYRKIYLVTQFNSASLHLHISNSFNFDRFSNGFVEILAAEQTLEHSGWYEGTADAVRKNFIHFKSQKPTHYIILSGDQLYRMDLKKFMEQHLESNADISIATTSVNRKDASGFGIMKINEKKTIIEFMEKPGSDMNIDDWKIPENARGDLPPEKEYLASMGIYIFNAPVMEEVLDNIYPDFGKEIIPMSIKTKHINSYIFNGYWEDIGTIESFYNATLALTDIDPPFNFYDEEEPIYTKMRNLPPSKHNEAIIKNSMTSEGCVVTRASINRSVIGIRSVIESGTELDGVITMGSDFYETTAEKEEKLKKGIPFMGIGKNCKIAKTIIDKNSCIGDNCRINVDGNKYENGDHGLFYSSDGIIVIRKGVILPAGTII; encoded by the coding sequence ATGTCAAACGGCGAAAAAGAAATTCGCGTACTTGCAATTATCCTTGGAGGCGGAAAAGGCACAAGATTATATCCTTTGACAAAAGAAAGATCAAAACCGGCTGTTCCCTTCGCCGGAAAATACCGAATAGTAGACATTCCCATATCAAACTGCATTAATTCAGGTTACAGAAAAATATATCTTGTAACCCAATTCAATTCCGCTTCACTGCATCTTCATATTTCCAATTCTTTTAACTTCGACCGCTTTTCAAACGGCTTTGTTGAAATACTTGCCGCGGAACAGACTCTGGAACATTCAGGATGGTACGAAGGAACAGCAGACGCGGTGCGTAAAAATTTCATACATTTTAAATCGCAAAAGCCCACGCATTATATAATACTTTCAGGCGACCAGCTTTACCGAATGGACTTAAAAAAATTCATGGAACAGCATCTGGAATCGAACGCGGATATTTCCATAGCAACTACGTCCGTAAACAGAAAAGACGCTTCCGGGTTCGGCATAATGAAGATAAATGAAAAAAAGACCATCATCGAATTTATGGAAAAACCGGGCAGCGACATGAATATCGACGACTGGAAAATCCCCGAAAATGCGCGGGGAGATCTTCCGCCGGAAAAAGAATATCTGGCTTCGATGGGCATATACATCTTTAACGCGCCGGTTATGGAAGAAGTTCTTGACAACATATATCCCGACTTCGGTAAAGAAATAATACCGATGTCTATAAAAACAAAGCACATAAACTCTTATATTTTTAACGGATATTGGGAAGACATAGGAACGATAGAAAGTTTTTATAACGCGACTTTGGCCCTAACCGACATAGATCCGCCGTTTAACTTTTATGACGAAGAAGAGCCGATCTACACGAAGATGAGAAACCTTCCTCCGTCAAAGCATAACGAAGCGATAATCAAAAATTCAATGACGTCCGAAGGCTGTGTGGTCACAAGGGCAAGCATAAATCGATCGGTAATAGGAATACGATCCGTCATCGAGTCGGGAACGGAACTTGACGGCGTGATTACAATGGGAAGCGATTTTTACGAAACGACTGCCGAAAAAGAGGAAAAATTGAAAAAAGGCATTCCGTTTATGGGCATAGGAAAAAATTGTAAGATCGCAAAAACCATAATAGACAAGAATTCTTGTATAGGTGATAACTGCCGCATAAATGTAGACGGAAACAAATATGAAAACGGCGATCACGGACTGTTTTACAGTTCGGACGGTATTATAGTCATACGAAAAGGCGTGATCCTGCCGGCAGGAACTATAATTTAG
- a CDS encoding ankyrin repeat domain-containing protein, which translates to MEWLIIKSDERIKPDYVSPVEEFLLKREQKFSALCREDVKALHSGKRLKTVFKKFTHVVITDEDFCRLPASDSLLSGMQFFLLGEIAGRNLPLYCVNLPFLTKLDDSILNFTSVKETVDFLDREYAQIEKADIRRVATEELLSKGIPVTPECFASFIVKDKLPVCRLFIKAGVDVNSRDPTGTPMLNVAVRSENKKIVSWLISENADINLCSQDRGYSAVMDAVWKSNEAIIKLLVAQGADLNCLSKDGQSILVLAVGIGKENICRILAEGGADPDIKDSMGMSAYEYAVLFKNEKIVKVLAPFHKESD; encoded by the coding sequence ATGGAATGGTTGATAATAAAATCGGATGAGCGAATAAAGCCTGATTATGTTTCGCCTGTTGAAGAGTTTCTGTTAAAGCGTGAACAGAAATTTTCAGCCTTGTGCCGGGAAGACGTAAAGGCTCTTCACTCCGGAAAGAGATTAAAAACGGTCTTTAAAAAATTCACGCATGTGGTAATTACAGATGAAGACTTTTGCAGACTTCCTGCTTCCGATTCTTTGCTCTCCGGAATGCAGTTTTTTCTGCTCGGAGAAATAGCCGGGCGGAATCTGCCTTTATATTGCGTAAATCTGCCTTTCCTCACTAAGCTTGACGATTCTATCTTGAATTTTACTTCCGTAAAAGAAACAGTCGATTTTCTTGACAGAGAATATGCGCAGATTGAAAAGGCAGACATACGCCGCGTTGCGACCGAAGAACTTTTGTCAAAGGGAATTCCCGTTACTCCCGAATGTTTTGCAAGCTTTATCGTAAAAGACAAACTTCCCGTTTGCCGCCTCTTTATTAAGGCGGGAGTAGATGTAAATTCCCGCGATCCCACCGGAACGCCTATGCTTAACGTCGCAGTTAGAAGTGAAAACAAAAAAATCGTTTCATGGCTGATATCCGAAAATGCGGACATTAATTTGTGCTCTCAAGACCGCGGATACTCGGCTGTAATGGACGCAGTATGGAAATCGAACGAAGCGATAATAAAGCTTCTTGTCGCACAGGGCGCCGACCTTAACTGTTTAAGCAAGGACGGGCAATCCATCCTTGTTCTTGCAGTGGGCATAGGAAAAGAAAACATCTGCCGCATACTTGCCGAAGGCGGAGCGGATCCTGACATAAAAGATTCTATGGGTATGTCCGCCTATGAATATGCCGTATTATTCAAAAATGAAAAGATCGTAAAGGTTCTTGCGCCTTTTCACAAGGAAAGCGACTGA
- a CDS encoding FAD-dependent oxidoreductase, translated as MKKIAFLKRATAMMLASSLFFVSCGGKFKAGTYTGEGTGMGGKLAVSVTLSDKAIESVEITSHNETPGLSDAARTAIPSAIVAEQRTNVDVVSGSSITSRAIMQATDAALKSAGVNVEKLNAKNTPRNVAKAEDVDMTADVIIVGGGGAGLAAAIAATDEGANVIVVEKTGIFGGNSIVSGGIYNCPDPALQDHADIKSSLNPLVEAALAEKPVSPLHAQVQATVRKQFDAFKKTDKKVFDSPEWFALQTWNGGDKVGDLDHLLVFASQAYPALEWLKSMGMEFANKINSASGSLYMRTHTSVMPNGTGYFKAFEDTLAKRSDKFTALMDTEAKSLIMDGNDVVGVNAVGKAGNKVTLHAKKGVILATGGFAGNVQMRQKYCQTGKWPDLSEKVITTNVASVTGDGIFMAQNAGAELINMEQIQLLPYANPWTGATSDITLTYSASMYINKEGKRFVREDGRRDEMSLAIIAQPDGLMYQLFSADTVPDPAKGKTLGGKSVAYFLDNHLAGYVSGATLADLAKTLNMDAAVLQKTVDDFNTYVDGSAKDPLGRITWTKKLLTGPWYAYPRKPATHHTMGGVNVDNDAHALRSDGTIIKGLYCAGEITGNYHGANRLGGNAIVDFCVNGRKAGANAAKGL; from the coding sequence ATGAAAAAAATCGCTTTTTTAAAGCGTGCGACAGCGATGATGCTTGCATCTTCGCTGTTTTTTGTTTCTTGCGGAGGCAAATTCAAAGCGGGAACCTATACCGGCGAAGGCACCGGAATGGGAGGCAAACTTGCCGTCTCAGTGACGCTTTCAGATAAAGCGATCGAGTCCGTTGAAATCACTTCGCATAATGAAACGCCCGGATTGAGCGATGCGGCCAGAACGGCTATTCCGTCGGCGATCGTTGCCGAACAACGCACGAATGTAGACGTCGTAAGCGGAAGTTCGATCACGAGCCGCGCGATTATGCAGGCGACGGACGCCGCTTTGAAAAGCGCGGGTGTTAACGTAGAAAAGCTTAACGCAAAGAATACGCCGAGAAATGTTGCAAAGGCCGAAGACGTTGATATGACGGCGGATGTCATTATCGTAGGAGGCGGAGGCGCGGGGCTTGCCGCTGCGATTGCGGCGACGGATGAAGGCGCCAACGTCATCGTTGTAGAAAAGACGGGGATTTTCGGCGGCAACTCGATCGTTTCAGGCGGTATTTATAACTGCCCGGATCCCGCTCTTCAAGATCACGCCGATATTAAAAGCAGCCTTAACCCGCTCGTCGAAGCCGCTCTTGCTGAAAAACCGGTAAGTCCACTTCACGCACAGGTACAGGCAACCGTTAGAAAGCAATTCGACGCATTTAAGAAAACCGATAAAAAAGTTTTTGACAGCCCGGAATGGTTCGCTCTTCAAACGTGGAACGGCGGCGACAAAGTCGGCGACTTGGATCACTTGCTTGTGTTCGCATCACAAGCTTATCCCGCGCTCGAATGGCTTAAATCCATGGGCATGGAATTTGCAAATAAAATCAATTCCGCAAGCGGTTCTCTCTACATGCGTACGCATACGTCGGTCATGCCGAACGGTACCGGTTATTTCAAAGCGTTTGAAGACACGCTTGCAAAACGGAGCGACAAATTTACCGCACTCATGGACACCGAAGCGAAAAGTTTGATAATGGACGGCAACGACGTTGTAGGCGTAAATGCGGTAGGCAAAGCGGGGAATAAAGTGACGCTGCACGCAAAAAAAGGCGTTATCCTTGCGACCGGCGGTTTTGCAGGAAACGTTCAGATGCGGCAAAAGTATTGTCAAACCGGTAAGTGGCCCGATTTAAGCGAAAAAGTCATTACGACGAATGTGGCAAGCGTTACCGGCGATGGCATTTTTATGGCACAGAACGCGGGCGCCGAACTCATCAACATGGAACAGATACAGCTGCTCCCGTATGCAAATCCATGGACGGGCGCGACAAGCGATATTACGCTCACGTACAGCGCAAGCATGTATATAAATAAAGAAGGAAAGCGCTTTGTCCGTGAAGACGGCCGCCGCGACGAAATGTCTCTTGCAATTATTGCGCAGCCCGACGGTCTTATGTATCAACTGTTCAGCGCGGACACCGTACCCGATCCTGCGAAAGGCAAGACGCTCGGCGGCAAAAGCGTAGCGTACTTTCTCGACAATCATCTGGCAGGATACGTATCGGGCGCGACGCTTGCGGATCTGGCAAAAACGCTCAATATGGATGCCGCCGTTTTGCAAAAAACGGTCGATGATTTTAATACCTATGTTGACGGTTCGGCAAAAGATCCGCTCGGACGCATTACGTGGACGAAAAAATTGCTAACCGGTCCGTGGTATGCATATCCGAGAAAGCCTGCGACGCATCACACTATGGGCGGCGTAAACGTCGATAACGATGCTCATGCGCTTCGTTCCGACGGTACGATTATAAAAGGTCTTTATTGCGCTGGAGAAATTACCGGAAATTATCACGGTGCGAACCGGCTCGGCGGCAACGCTATCGTAGACTTTTGCGTGAACGGCCGTAAAGCGGGCGCTAACGCAGCCAAAGGATTGTAA